In the Flavobacterium acetivorans genome, one interval contains:
- a CDS encoding NADP-dependent isocitrate dehydrogenase yields the protein MTQKSKIVYTLTDEAPLLATYSFLPIVQAFTATAGIEIETADISLAARILATFPEFLNEDQKVNDALAELGKLATSPEANIIKLPNISASVPQLKEAIAELQSHGYKIPDFPEEPKNDAEKEIKLKYSKILGSAVNPVLREGNSDRRAPRAVKNYAKVNPHSMGAWSSDSKTQVASMENGDFYGSEQSLTIAEATDVKIEFVAKDGSSTVLKASTPLKAGEIIDSSVMHLNALKSFVAKTIEEAKKNNVLLSVHLKATMMKVSDPIIFGAIVEVYFKDVFEKYATLFSELNIDTRNGLGDVYAKIAGHPQQAEVEAAINQAIENGPALAMVNSEKGITNLNVPSDVIVDASMPAMIRTSGKMWDKDGNLQDTIAIIPDRCYAGVYTATIDFCKKNGAFDPTTMGSVPNVGLMAQKAEEYGSHDKTFQMTADGVVRVVDTNGTILMEQNVEAKDIFRMCQAKDAPIQDWVKLAVNRARLSNTPAVFWLDENRAHDRQLIEKVTTYLKDYDTKDLDIRILNPIEATNFTLERTKAGLDTISVTGNVLRDYLTDLFPILELGTSAKMLSIVPLMNGGGLFETGAGGSAPKHVEQFTKEGYLRWDSLGEFLALGASLEHLGQSLNNSKAIVLSETLDQANDKFLKNDKSPARKIGQIDIRGSHFYLAMYWAEALAAQSNDTELQAKFSSIAKEFEANETTINAELIGAQGKAQEIGGYYQPNPELTTKAMRPSETFNTILAKIV from the coding sequence ATGACACAAAAATCAAAGATTGTTTACACCTTGACTGATGAGGCGCCTTTGTTAGCGACTTATTCTTTTTTACCAATTGTACAAGCATTTACAGCAACTGCAGGAATTGAAATAGAAACTGCCGACATCTCTCTTGCCGCCAGAATCCTAGCTACTTTTCCGGAATTCCTAAACGAAGACCAAAAAGTCAACGATGCCTTAGCTGAACTTGGCAAACTAGCCACTTCACCTGAAGCAAACATCATCAAATTACCAAACATCTCTGCCTCTGTTCCTCAATTAAAAGAAGCAATCGCAGAATTACAATCTCATGGTTACAAAATACCTGATTTCCCGGAAGAACCTAAAAACGATGCTGAAAAGGAAATTAAATTAAAATACTCTAAAATATTAGGCTCTGCCGTAAACCCAGTTTTGCGCGAAGGAAACTCAGACCGTAGAGCGCCTAGAGCGGTAAAAAACTACGCGAAAGTAAACCCGCATTCTATGGGTGCTTGGTCATCCGATTCAAAAACACAAGTTGCCTCGATGGAAAACGGTGATTTTTACGGAAGTGAACAATCATTGACAATTGCAGAAGCAACCGATGTTAAAATTGAATTCGTTGCTAAAGACGGTTCATCTACGGTATTAAAAGCAAGCACACCATTAAAAGCAGGTGAAATCATTGACAGTTCAGTAATGCACTTGAATGCTTTGAAAAGTTTTGTAGCCAAAACTATCGAAGAAGCTAAAAAGAACAATGTATTACTTTCAGTCCACCTGAAAGCCACCATGATGAAAGTCTCTGACCCAATCATTTTTGGCGCTATTGTAGAAGTATATTTCAAAGATGTTTTCGAAAAATATGCTACTTTATTCAGTGAATTAAATATTGACACTCGAAATGGTTTAGGTGATGTTTATGCAAAAATTGCTGGACATCCACAACAAGCTGAAGTAGAAGCCGCCATCAATCAAGCAATTGAAAACGGACCCGCTTTGGCAATGGTAAACTCTGAAAAAGGAATCACAAACCTTAATGTTCCTTCAGATGTAATCGTAGATGCCTCTATGCCTGCTATGATTCGTACTTCTGGAAAAATGTGGGACAAAGACGGAAACTTACAAGATACAATTGCTATTATCCCAGATCGTTGCTACGCTGGTGTTTACACTGCAACAATAGATTTCTGCAAAAAGAATGGTGCTTTTGACCCAACAACTATGGGAAGTGTTCCTAACGTAGGTTTGATGGCACAAAAAGCAGAAGAATACGGTTCTCATGACAAAACATTCCAAATGACCGCTGACGGTGTTGTTCGCGTGGTTGACACCAACGGTACTATTTTAATGGAACAAAACGTAGAAGCTAAAGATATTTTCAGAATGTGTCAGGCCAAAGACGCTCCAATTCAGGATTGGGTAAAACTTGCCGTAAACAGAGCACGTTTATCAAATACTCCAGCAGTTTTCTGGTTAGACGAAAACAGAGCGCACGACAGACAACTCATTGAGAAAGTAACAACATACTTAAAAGACTACGATACAAAAGACTTAGACATTCGTATTTTGAATCCTATTGAAGCAACTAACTTTACTTTGGAAAGAACCAAAGCAGGATTAGACACCATCTCTGTAACCGGTAACGTATTACGTGATTATTTAACTGATTTATTCCCTATTCTTGAATTAGGAACCTCAGCTAAAATGCTCTCTATTGTTCCATTAATGAATGGTGGCGGATTGTTTGAAACCGGTGCAGGAGGATCTGCTCCAAAGCACGTTGAACAATTTACTAAAGAAGGTTACTTGCGTTGGGATTCTCTGGGTGAGTTCTTAGCATTAGGTGCTTCTTTAGAACATTTAGGACAATCTTTAAACAATTCAAAAGCAATTGTTTTATCTGAAACTTTAGATCAGGCAAATGACAAATTCTTAAAAAATGACAAGTCGCCTGCTCGTAAAATTGGTCAGATTGACATCCGAGGATCTCATTTCTATTTAGCAATGTACTGGGCTGAAGCACTTGCAGCACAAAGCAATGATACTGAGTTACAAGCTAAATTCAGTTCTATTGCAAAAGAATTTGAAGCAAATGAAACTACAATTAATGCCGAATTAATAGGTGCTCAAGGTAAAGCACAGGAAATAGGAGGATATTACCAACCTAATCCTGAGTTAACAACTAAAGCAATGCGTCCTAGCGAAACATTCAATACTATTTTGGCTAAAATAGTATAA
- the rplS gene encoding 50S ribosomal protein L19, which yields MANLVDFVNSEFVTRKDFPEFGAGDTITVYYEIKEGEKTRTQFFKGVVIQRRGTGSTETFTIRKMSGSVGVERIFPVNLPALQKVEINKKGAVRRARIFYFRELTGKKAKIKDKRR from the coding sequence ATGGCAAATTTAGTAGATTTCGTTAATAGCGAATTTGTTACAAGAAAAGATTTCCCTGAATTCGGAGCTGGTGATACCATCACAGTTTACTACGAAATTAAAGAGGGTGAAAAAACTAGAACACAGTTTTTTAAAGGAGTAGTTATCCAAAGAAGAGGTACTGGAAGTACTGAAACTTTTACTATCCGTAAGATGTCAGGTTCTGTAGGTGTTGAGCGTATCTTCCCTGTAAACTTGCCAGCTTTACAAAAAGTTGAAATCAACAAAAAAGGTGCAGTTCGTAGAGCTAGAATTTTCTACTTCAGAGAACTTACTGGTAAAAAAGCAAAAATCAAAGACAAAAGAAGATAG
- the trmD gene encoding tRNA (guanosine(37)-N1)-methyltransferase TrmD → MRIDIVTVLPELLRSPFEASIMKRAIDKRLVEVHFHNLRDYTTNRQKSVDDYPYGGGAGMVMTVQPIDACITHLKSQRNYDEIIYMSPDGETLNQKMANTMSMYENIIILCGHYKGVDQRARDHFITKEISIGDYVLSGGELGALVLSDALIRLIPGVLSDETSALTDSFQDNLLSPPIYTRPADYKGWKVPEVLTSGNFAKIDKWREDMAYEHTKNRRPDLLEE, encoded by the coding sequence ATGCGCATTGATATTGTTACCGTTTTGCCTGAATTATTGAGAAGCCCGTTTGAGGCTTCGATTATGAAACGCGCTATAGACAAAAGATTAGTAGAAGTTCATTTTCACAATTTAAGGGATTACACCACTAACAGACAAAAAAGTGTAGACGATTATCCTTATGGTGGTGGTGCTGGTATGGTCATGACTGTGCAGCCTATCGATGCTTGCATTACGCATTTGAAAAGTCAAAGAAACTACGACGAAATCATCTATATGTCTCCTGACGGAGAAACCTTAAACCAAAAAATGGCCAATACGATGTCGATGTATGAGAATATCATTATTCTTTGCGGACATTATAAAGGAGTAGATCAGCGCGCTCGTGACCATTTTATTACCAAAGAAATCTCTATTGGTGATTATGTCTTGAGTGGCGGAGAATTAGGTGCCTTAGTTTTATCGGATGCCTTGATTCGGTTGATTCCTGGTGTTTTAAGTGATGAAACCTCAGCATTAACAGACAGTTTTCAGGATAACTTATTATCACCACCTATATACACCAGACCTGCCGACTATAAAGGATGGAAAGTTCCGGAGGTATTGACCAGTGGAAATTTTGCTAAAATTGACAAATGGCGAGAAGACATGGCTTATGAACACACCAAAAACAGAAGACCCGATTTACTGGAAGAATAA
- a CDS encoding M14 family zinc carboxypeptidase, with product MKYFYPICLLFSFLTHAQQQPTLDYYLPQNITYSKNIPTPKSIFHFELGEMHTDHTQVAQYMNEVAKASNRVSIETIGYTFENKPLQLLTISSPKNLADIDQILKRHQAITDSGANNSDLSDLPVVIYLGYSIHGNESSGTGAAIALAYYLAAAESPELEKTLDKTIILLDPSLNPDGLQRFSTWVNSNKSTHLVTDPNDREFNEMWPKGRFNHYWFDMNRDWLPVQLPESQARIRTYRKWMPNVLCDFHEMGTNATYFFQPGEPSRTNPLTPELNQILTQKIATYHAKALDKIGSSYFIEENYDDFYYGKGSSYPDINGSIGILFEQASSRGHAQESANGILTFPFTIRNQFTTSLSSLQAAYEMRKELLEYQRDFYIKAKNDSKNSKTKAYIFGDEKDATRVNELAKILHQHKIEMLELKEDITINKKKFNKNLSYIIPVEQKNTKLINAIFDRQTKFKDSLFYDISTWSFDLAFNLNFEGLNSLSQAGAKYEPKAKTGFVSKKSDIGYLIEWTDYESPKLLNQILSKNLRIRTSKQPFTHNGKTFSYGSLFLPVQNQEMNSEEIFNYLSQIIPAYAIEITGTETGLTEGINLGNPNFITLSQPQVAMVVGQGVDPSDAGEIWHLFDQKATMPLTKINIDQLQNVNLNRYTTLVLANGNYSSFSTKTINKIEQWIQNGGTLIAYQDVIKWLNDSKFIDLTFKTVKNEAKDISFEQSADYRGAQLISGAIFETKLDLSHPINFGMPRDKMPIFRNTSIIIEPNKNSYNNPIQYTKSPLISGYISKQNLELLKESVPFQSIKRGDGKIIIFTDNTNFRAFWLGTEKLFWNAIFFSKLM from the coding sequence ATGAAATATTTTTACCCTATCTGCCTTTTATTTAGCTTTTTAACCCATGCCCAACAACAGCCCACCTTAGATTATTATTTACCCCAAAACATTACTTACAGCAAAAACATCCCTACTCCTAAAAGCATCTTCCATTTTGAATTGGGCGAAATGCATACGGACCACACCCAAGTTGCTCAATATATGAATGAAGTAGCCAAGGCCTCAAACCGAGTTTCGATTGAAACCATAGGTTACACTTTTGAGAACAAACCTTTACAATTGCTTACAATTTCAAGTCCAAAGAACCTTGCTGACATTGATCAAATTCTAAAAAGACATCAAGCCATCACAGACTCTGGAGCAAACAATAGTGACCTTTCTGATTTGCCAGTTGTAATTTATTTAGGCTATTCAATCCATGGGAACGAATCCAGCGGTACAGGCGCAGCCATCGCTTTAGCTTATTACCTAGCTGCAGCAGAAAGCCCTGAACTTGAAAAAACATTAGACAAAACAATTATTTTATTAGACCCTTCACTTAATCCTGATGGACTACAGCGTTTTTCTACTTGGGTAAACAGCAATAAAAGCACTCATTTAGTGACTGATCCTAATGACCGAGAATTTAATGAAATGTGGCCTAAAGGTCGTTTTAACCATTACTGGTTTGACATGAACAGAGACTGGCTTCCCGTACAGCTTCCAGAGAGTCAGGCGCGTATAAGAACTTACCGTAAATGGATGCCAAATGTACTATGTGATTTTCACGAAATGGGAACTAATGCCACTTACTTTTTTCAACCCGGAGAACCTAGTCGAACCAATCCGCTTACGCCTGAACTAAATCAAATTCTAACGCAGAAAATTGCAACTTATCACGCTAAAGCCTTAGACAAAATAGGTAGTTCCTATTTTATCGAAGAAAATTATGATGATTTTTATTATGGAAAAGGTTCTTCCTATCCGGATATTAATGGATCAATAGGAATTTTATTTGAGCAAGCCAGCTCAAGAGGCCATGCCCAAGAAAGTGCTAACGGTATTTTGACTTTCCCTTTCACCATCAGAAATCAGTTCACTACCAGTTTATCCTCTTTACAAGCGGCTTATGAAATGCGAAAAGAGCTCTTAGAATACCAAAGAGACTTTTACATTAAAGCAAAAAACGACAGTAAAAACAGTAAAACAAAAGCCTATATTTTCGGCGACGAAAAAGATGCCACAAGAGTAAACGAATTAGCTAAAATATTGCATCAGCATAAAATTGAAATGTTAGAATTAAAAGAAGACATTACCATCAACAAAAAGAAATTTAATAAAAATCTCAGTTATATTATTCCCGTTGAACAAAAAAACACAAAACTCATCAACGCTATTTTTGACAGACAAACTAAATTCAAAGACAGCTTGTTTTACGATATTTCGACTTGGAGTTTTGATTTGGCTTTCAACCTTAATTTTGAAGGCCTAAATTCTCTTTCACAAGCTGGGGCTAAATATGAGCCAAAAGCAAAAACAGGTTTTGTGTCTAAAAAAAGTGACATCGGGTATTTAATCGAATGGACAGACTACGAATCTCCAAAACTTTTAAACCAAATTCTTTCTAAGAACTTACGCATTAGAACAAGTAAACAACCGTTTACCCACAACGGAAAAACCTTTTCTTATGGTAGCCTTTTCCTCCCTGTCCAAAATCAGGAAATGAATTCTGAAGAAATATTCAACTACCTCAGCCAAATAATCCCAGCATATGCCATCGAAATCACAGGAACCGAAACAGGTTTAACAGAAGGTATAAACTTAGGCAATCCTAACTTTATAACCCTATCACAACCCCAAGTGGCGATGGTGGTAGGCCAAGGTGTAGACCCATCTGATGCTGGTGAAATATGGCATTTATTTGATCAAAAAGCAACTATGCCATTGACCAAAATAAACATAGATCAACTACAAAACGTTAACCTAAACCGATACACTACTTTAGTATTAGCAAATGGAAATTACTCCAGTTTCTCAACAAAAACCATTAACAAAATAGAACAATGGATACAAAACGGAGGAACCCTAATAGCGTACCAAGATGTCATAAAATGGTTAAATGACTCTAAATTCATTGATTTAACTTTCAAAACTGTAAAAAACGAAGCCAAAGATATTTCTTTTGAACAATCCGCTGATTATAGAGGAGCTCAACTAATTTCAGGTGCTATATTTGAAACAAAGCTAGACCTGTCTCATCCTATCAATTTTGGAATGCCTAGAGACAAGATGCCTATTTTCAGAAATACATCGATTATTATTGAACCTAACAAAAACAGTTACAACAATCCTATTCAATACACCAAAAGCCCGTTGATAAGTGGATATATTTCAAAACAAAATTTAGAACTACTAAAAGAATCCGTTCCTTTTCAATCGATAAAAAGAGGAGATGGAAAAATCATAATCTTTACAGACAATACTAATTTCAGAGCATTCTGGCTAGGAACAGAAAAATTATTTTGGAATGCAATATTCTTCAGTAAATTGATGTAG
- a CDS encoding DUF1569 domain-containing protein, translating into MKSIYNKDHNLELIERINRLSPESQAQWGKMNAAQMLSHCQGPIDVAFGNLKLKPNFLIGLLGKMFKNKILNAAEFKKNSPTAPEFIRKEAIDFEQSKKELIQKVMLFSELGEKAIKSSKHLFFGEMSFEDWDRLQYMHLDHHLKQFGQ; encoded by the coding sequence ATGAAAAGCATTTACAATAAAGACCACAATTTAGAACTAATTGAAAGAATCAATAGACTTAGTCCTGAAAGCCAAGCGCAATGGGGAAAAATGAATGCAGCGCAAATGCTCTCTCATTGTCAGGGTCCCATAGATGTCGCTTTTGGAAATTTAAAATTAAAACCTAATTTTCTAATCGGTTTATTAGGCAAAATGTTTAAGAATAAAATTTTGAATGCGGCAGAATTCAAAAAAAATAGCCCTACAGCTCCAGAATTCATTCGAAAAGAAGCCATAGACTTTGAACAATCCAAAAAGGAGCTGATCCAAAAAGTGATGCTGTTTTCGGAACTTGGCGAAAAAGCAATCAAATCCAGCAAGCATCTTTTTTTTGGAGAGATGAGTTTCGAGGACTGGGATCGGCTTCAATACATGCATTTAGATCATCATTTAAAACAATTTGGACAATAA
- a CDS encoding peptidylprolyl isomerase: protein MENGIYAKFNTTRGSILVKLEHELTPGTVGNFIGLAEGNLENKVKPQGNKYYDGLKFHRVIPDFMIQGGCPQGTGTGDPGYKFDDEFHPSLKHDKPGVLAMANAGPGTNGSQFYITHVPTSWLDGKHTVFGHVVEGQDVVDAVAQGDVLETLEILRVGEEAEKWNAIEAFINFKGARNKRDIALKAEAEAAMEKLAAGFEKTESGLRYQFIQRGEGKKAENGKTVSVHYTGQLPDGKVFDSSYPRKKPIEFPLGEGNVIEGWDEGIALLRVGDKARFVIPAHLGYGSRGAGGVIPPNATLIFDVELMDVK, encoded by the coding sequence ATGGAAAACGGAATATATGCTAAATTCAACACCACAAGAGGGTCGATTTTAGTGAAATTAGAGCACGAATTAACGCCAGGAACTGTTGGTAATTTCATAGGATTAGCAGAAGGTAATTTAGAAAATAAAGTAAAGCCACAGGGGAATAAATATTATGACGGATTGAAATTCCATAGAGTAATTCCTGATTTTATGATCCAAGGTGGTTGCCCACAAGGAACCGGAACGGGAGATCCAGGTTATAAATTTGATGATGAGTTTCACCCAAGTTTAAAACATGATAAACCAGGAGTTTTAGCTATGGCTAACGCAGGGCCTGGAACTAATGGTTCTCAGTTTTATATTACACACGTTCCTACTTCTTGGTTAGATGGGAAACACACTGTTTTTGGACATGTTGTAGAAGGGCAAGATGTAGTTGATGCTGTGGCTCAAGGAGATGTTTTAGAGACTTTGGAAATCCTAAGAGTAGGTGAAGAAGCTGAGAAGTGGAATGCTATTGAAGCTTTTATCAATTTTAAGGGAGCGCGTAACAAGCGTGATATTGCTTTGAAAGCAGAAGCAGAAGCGGCAATGGAAAAATTGGCTGCTGGTTTTGAAAAAACGGAAAGCGGTTTGCGTTACCAATTCATCCAAAGAGGTGAAGGAAAAAAAGCAGAAAACGGTAAAACGGTTTCAGTTCATTATACGGGACAACTTCCTGACGGAAAAGTTTTTGATAGCTCTTATCCAAGAAAAAAACCAATTGAATTCCCATTAGGAGAAGGAAATGTAATTGAAGGTTGGGACGAAGGTATCGCTTTGTTGCGCGTGGGTGATAAAGCACGTTTTGTGATTCCAGCTCATTTAGGATATGGATCTCGCGGTGCTGGAGGAGTAATTCCACCAAATGCTACTTTGATTTTTGACGTAGAATTGATGGATGTAAAATAG
- a CDS encoding thioredoxin family protein, which produces MSKTASKMVPLGTTAPEFYLKDTNSSEWFSFADLKGEKGTLVIFICNHCPFVHHVIDELVMIANDYRVQGLGIITISSNDSTNYPQDSPQLMTEFAFENNFEFPYLYDETQQIAKAYDAACTPDFYLFDNQDKLVYRGQLDDSRPGNGIPLSGSDLRGAIDGLIYNRIINPDQKPSLGCNIKWRSEK; this is translated from the coding sequence ATGTCAAAAACTGCTTCAAAAATGGTACCGCTGGGAACAACTGCTCCCGAATTTTATTTGAAAGACACCAATTCCTCAGAATGGTTTTCTTTTGCTGATTTAAAAGGCGAAAAAGGAACCCTGGTAATATTTATCTGCAATCATTGCCCCTTTGTACATCATGTCATTGACGAGCTTGTAATGATCGCTAATGATTATCGCGTACAAGGTCTTGGTATTATAACTATTTCCAGTAATGATTCGACAAACTATCCACAGGATTCTCCTCAATTGATGACCGAGTTTGCTTTCGAAAATAATTTTGAATTCCCTTATCTCTATGACGAAACACAGCAAATTGCGAAAGCCTATGACGCAGCCTGTACACCTGATTTTTACTTATTTGACAATCAAGACAAATTAGTCTATCGCGGCCAATTAGACGACAGCCGTCCGGGAAATGGAATCCCATTAAGCGGCAGTGATTTGCGTGGCGCAATTGACGGACTAATCTACAATAGAATCATTAACCCGGATCAAAAACCGAGTTTAGGCTGTAATATCAAATGGAGAAGTGAGAAGTGA
- a CDS encoding GreA/GreB family elongation factor translates to MKPTPVLTITDYNILRELTKNAKDSTNIREIALLTQELDRAIINKEGVVDESIVRMNSQVTIEDVNSKQQMKVQIVMPSQSNLKEGKVSILAPLCVAIIGFKENDEVEWQLPSGIKTLKIIAVANPSSNS, encoded by the coding sequence ATGAAACCAACACCTGTTTTAACAATTACAGATTACAATATCCTTCGAGAATTAACAAAAAACGCCAAGGATAGTACGAATATTAGAGAAATTGCACTACTTACCCAAGAGCTAGATCGCGCAATCATAAACAAAGAAGGCGTCGTTGATGAAAGCATCGTCCGAATGAATTCGCAAGTAACCATAGAGGACGTAAACAGCAAACAACAAATGAAAGTTCAAATTGTGATGCCATCACAATCTAACCTTAAAGAAGGAAAAGTATCTATTTTGGCTCCATTGTGCGTAGCCATCATAGGATTTAAAGAAAACGATGAAGTTGAATGGCAATTGCCTTCTGGAATTAAAACCTTAAAAATAATTGCTGTTGCCAATCCTTCAAGCAACTCATAA
- a CDS encoding FMN-binding glutamate synthase family protein: MFLKKLSVQQIIWVSTILFLVISSALTYFDYLNYFFLIIPFSLFYLLILDTFQSRHTVKRNYPIVGRFRYFLESFRPEMRQYFFEGELDGKPFNRRQRSIVYQRAKNVKQTISFGMQDDPNRIGYEWAAHSIYPKRADKQFFRTTIGNSACLQPYSASIYNISAMSYGALSKTAISSLNKGAQKGGFAHNTGEGGISDFHLEGGDLIWQIGTGYFGCRNDDGSFSDELFSEKSNFPQVKMIELKLSQGAKPGHGGLLPGEKNTPEIAKIRNIKPHIAVHSPAGHTAFSNSVELLQFLNKLRKLSNGKPVGFKICIGRQDEFIAIVQAMKETGIVPDFITIDGAEGGTGAAPLEFIDYMGMSLSDALIFASKVIKEFGLRDQIKIMASGKIITGFDIAKAISLGADACYSARGMMFALGCIQALQCDSGKCPVGIATQDKTLYKGLDITDKSVRVAHFHNNTLKAFAEFIGACGFDSPKAITPNVFYRRIDHKTNESFASLFFKDSENIAKTEKINLN, from the coding sequence ATGTTTTTAAAAAAATTATCTGTACAACAAATTATTTGGGTATCCACTATTTTGTTTCTAGTAATCAGCAGCGCGTTGACTTACTTTGACTATCTCAATTACTTCTTTTTGATTATTCCATTTTCATTGTTTTATCTGTTGATTCTGGACACTTTTCAATCCAGACATACCGTTAAAAGAAACTACCCAATTGTGGGTCGATTCAGGTATTTCCTAGAATCTTTCCGTCCGGAAATGCGTCAATATTTTTTTGAAGGCGAATTAGACGGAAAACCTTTTAATCGTAGACAACGTTCCATTGTATACCAAAGAGCCAAAAATGTAAAACAAACCATTTCGTTTGGAATGCAGGACGACCCTAACCGTATTGGCTATGAGTGGGCAGCTCATTCTATTTACCCAAAAAGGGCCGACAAACAATTCTTTAGAACTACTATTGGAAACAGTGCTTGTCTACAACCTTACAGCGCCAGTATTTATAACATTAGTGCAATGAGTTATGGTGCATTGAGTAAAACTGCTATTTCTTCTTTGAACAAAGGAGCACAAAAAGGAGGTTTTGCCCATAATACAGGCGAAGGAGGAATCAGTGATTTCCATTTAGAAGGCGGTGATTTAATTTGGCAAATCGGAACGGGATATTTTGGTTGTCGAAATGATGACGGTTCTTTTTCGGATGAATTATTTTCGGAAAAATCAAACTTTCCGCAAGTAAAAATGATCGAATTAAAACTCTCTCAAGGAGCCAAACCTGGACACGGAGGATTGTTGCCAGGAGAAAAAAACACACCTGAAATTGCAAAAATAAGAAACATCAAACCTCACATTGCCGTGCATTCCCCAGCTGGACATACCGCATTTTCAAATAGTGTTGAGTTGTTACAATTCTTAAACAAATTAAGAAAATTATCTAACGGAAAACCAGTTGGATTTAAAATTTGTATTGGCCGTCAGGATGAATTTATAGCAATTGTCCAAGCGATGAAAGAAACAGGTATTGTTCCTGACTTCATTACTATTGACGGAGCAGAAGGAGGAACAGGAGCAGCGCCTTTAGAATTCATAGATTATATGGGAATGTCACTTTCTGACGCTTTAATATTCGCCAGTAAAGTAATAAAGGAGTTTGGACTAAGAGATCAAATTAAAATTATGGCTTCAGGAAAAATTATTACCGGTTTTGATATTGCCAAAGCAATTTCTCTTGGTGCCGATGCTTGTTATAGCGCAAGAGGAATGATGTTTGCTTTGGGTTGTATCCAAGCATTACAATGCGATAGCGGTAAATGCCCTGTAGGTATTGCTACCCAAGACAAAACCCTATACAAAGGATTAGACATCACAGACAAAAGTGTGCGCGTTGCCCATTTCCATAACAATACGCTAAAAGCTTTTGCCGAATTCATAGGAGCTTGTGGTTTTGATAGTCCAAAAGCGATTACGCCAAATGTATTCTACAGAAGAATTGACCATAAAACCAATGAAAGTTTTGCCTCATTATTCTTTAAAGATTCAGAAAATATTGCTAAAACCGAAAAAATAAACTTAAACTAA
- a CDS encoding tRNA-binding protein, with the protein MELNWQDFEKVAMHVGTIMQVNDFPEARKPAYQLTIDFGEIIGIRKTSAQITKRYSKEDLLNRQIVAVVNFPKKQIGKFMSECLVLGAVGEEGDVILLAPDFKIENGLRIG; encoded by the coding sequence ATGGAATTGAATTGGCAAGATTTTGAAAAAGTGGCAATGCATGTGGGAACCATAATGCAAGTAAATGATTTTCCGGAAGCCAGAAAACCAGCCTATCAACTCACGATCGATTTTGGTGAAATTATTGGAATCAGAAAAACTTCCGCACAAATAACCAAGCGTTACAGTAAAGAGGATTTACTCAACAGACAAATTGTTGCAGTGGTCAATTTTCCAAAAAAACAAATCGGAAAATTCATGAGCGAATGTTTAGTTTTAGGAGCCGTAGGAGAGGAGGGCGATGTCATTCTTTTGGCTCCCGATTTTAAAATTGAAAACGGATTGAGGATTGGTTAA
- a CDS encoding DinB family protein — protein sequence MLTETLKTIFDRDLNKLKQEIESYQNEKTIWKIEQGISNSAGNLCLHLIGNLNTFIGAELGKTNYIRNRELEFSLKDIPRNELIQKIQETMIMIESILDKLTEEQLNQDYPIVVFESRNSTAFFLVHLTTHLAYHLGQINYHRRLLDS from the coding sequence ATGCTAACAGAAACATTGAAAACGATTTTTGATAGAGATCTTAATAAATTAAAACAAGAAATTGAATCCTATCAAAACGAAAAAACAATTTGGAAGATAGAGCAAGGAATCAGTAACTCTGCAGGCAATCTTTGTTTGCATTTAATCGGAAATCTAAATACTTTCATTGGAGCCGAATTGGGGAAAACAAACTACATCAGAAATCGCGAACTGGAATTCTCCTTAAAAGATATTCCCAGAAATGAATTAATCCAAAAAATTCAAGAAACTATGATCATGATAGAATCTATTCTAGACAAATTGACCGAAGAACAATTAAATCAGGATTACCCCATTGTTGTTTTTGAAAGCAGAAATTCAACGGCATTTTTTTTGGTTCATTTGACAACTCACTTGGCATACCATCTGGGACAAATAAATTACCACCGCCGCTTATTAGATTCTTAA